The proteins below are encoded in one region of Penicillium psychrofluorescens genome assembly, chromosome: 4:
- a CDS encoding uncharacterized protein (ID:PFLUO_006263-T1.cds;~source:funannotate) — MSEAPAPAALKPGILVITLHEARGLSLPGQYHNPSLLDRTRRLLTHGSQGTPSLRDREFARYMPYALVDFEKVQVFINSVDGTRENPLWAGSNTQYKFDVSRAAELTVHVFIRNPSASRGTGRTQDICLGVVRLQPRFDTRGDNGSRSAGYSGVEWVDMQQGTGKLQLGVEYVENQPGKLSIDNFDLLKVVGKGSFGKVMQVRKIDTNRIYALKTIRKAKIISQREVLHTLAERSALAQINNPFIVPLKFTFQSPEKLYFVLAFVNGGELFHHLSQEGRFDINRARFYIAELLCALECLHGFNVIYRDLKPENILLDYQGHIALCDFGLCKLEMKDEDSTNTFCGTPEYLAPELLIGKGYNKTVDWWTLGVLLYEMLTGLPPFYDENINEMYRKILMEPLSFPGSDVVPPVAKDLLTKLLNRDPTNRLGANGAPEIKAHPFFHAIDWRKLLQRKYEPTFKPNVASPIDTDNFESIFVDEPAQDSWNDDPILSQTQQGHFVGFSFRQPVAGLNAAGGSIQDPAFIRGSQ, encoded by the exons ATGTCCGAGGCTCCAGCACCAGCGGCTCTCAAGCCGggcatcctcgtcatcacaCTCCACGAAGCCCGGGGCCTCTCACTGCCTGGACAATACCACAACCCCTCTCTTCTCGACCGGACTCGCCGCTTGTTAACTCATGGCAGCCAGGGAACGCCCTCCCTGCGGGACCGCGAGTTTGCCCGATACATGCCGTACGCTCTGGTGGATTTCGAAAAGGTCCAAGTATTCATCAACTCCGTCGATGGAACCCGCGAGAACCCACTCTGGGCCGGCTCCAACACGCAGTATAAATTCGACGTGTCGCGCGCCGCCGAGCTCACCGTGCATGTTTTCATCCGGAACCCCAGCGCGTCTCGAGGAACGGGACGAACACAGGACATCTGTCTCGGGGTCGTTCGCCTCCAACCACGATTTGACACGCGGGGTGATAATGGATCGAGGAGTGCGGGATACAGTGGAGTGGAGTGGGTCGATATGCAACAGGGAACAGgcaagctccagctcggcgtcgAGTACGTGGAGAACCAACCTGGCAAGCTGAGCATCGACAACTTCGACCTGCTCAAGGTGGTGGGAAAAGGTAGCTTCGGCAAGGTCATGCAAGTGCGCAAGATAGATACCAACCGCATCTACGCGCTCAAGACCATCCGCAAAGCCAAGATCATCTCCCAGCGCGAAGTTCTCCACACTCTCGCCGAACGGTCTGCGCTGGCGCAGATCAACAACCCGTTCATCGTGCCGCTCAAGTTCACCTTCCAATCTCCCGAGAAACTATACTTTGTGCTGGCCTTTGTGAACGGCGGAGAGCTGTTCCATCATCTCTCGCAGGAAGGCCGCTTCGACATCAACCGCGCTCGCTTCTAcatcgccgagctcctctGCGCACTCGAATGCCTGCACGGCTTCAACGTGATCTACCGTGATCTCAAACCTGAGAACATCCTGCTGGACTATCAAGGCCATATCGCACTATGCGATTTCGGGCTCTGCAAGCTCGAAATGAAAGACGAAGACAGCACGAATACATTCTGCGGCACACCGGAGTATCTCGCACCGGAACTCCTTATCGGAAAGGGGTACAACAAAACGGTGGACTGGTGGACGCTCGGCGTGCTGCTATACGAAATGCTCACGGGCCTACCACCCTTCTACGATGAGAACATCAACGAGATGTACCGCAAGATCCTAATGGAGCCACTCTCTTTCCCCGGCTCGGACGTCGTCCCACCCGTGGCCAAGGATCTGCTCACCAAACTGCTTAATCGCGATCCAACCAACCGACTCGGGGCCAACGGCGCGCCGGAAATAAAAGCACATCCGTTCTTCCATGCCATTGACTGGAGAAAGCTGCTGCAGCGGAAATACGAACCGACCTTCAAACCGAACGTG GCCAGTCCCATCGACACAGACAATTTTGAATCTATTTTCGTCGACGAGCCCGCGCAGGACTCGTGGAATGACGATCCCATTCTCTCCCAGACCCAGCAGGGTCACTTTGTTGGCTTCAGCTTTCGTCAGCCCGTTGCCGGGCTGAATGCTGCGGGTGGGAGTATTCAGGATCCAGCCTTTATCCGTGGCTCGCAGTGA
- a CDS encoding uncharacterized protein (ID:PFLUO_006262-T1.cds;~source:funannotate), producing MESSWAVCHQCAQLVSDVPAHILLAALSATALGLFALFFLFLSFVAPVPRKPLPEEEKYTTLAKDGAVTEPQSLPCWVKALDAEKQKHAQADRSAMEPAELFVSVVVPAYNEEDRLTGMLEEAVDYLEHMYGKLASEKDSSAGAVATRSMRKRKSNGHATNGHATNGHATDAVADRGWEILIVSDGSTDHTEDVAFGFARDHQLSLHPKGYAGPWTPQAQEGVPIPPGTIRMVNLTHNRGKGGAVTHGMRHVRGRYVVFADADGASKFTDLGKLVTACQGIEDAEGRGVAVGSRAHMVGSEAVVKRSKLRNFLMHSFHLILWLMTPPQTAMIKDTQCGFKLFSRPALPYIVPYMHSEGWIFDVEMLMLAEFAHIPVAEVPVGWREVKGSKLNVLWDSVGMAWGLAVLRAAWSLGVYKT from the exons atggaGAGCTCCTGGGCTGTCTGCCACCAATGCGCCCAGCTCGTGTCCGACGTGCCAGCCCATATCCTACTAGCGGCACTCTCAGCGACAGCTCTGGGACTATTTGCCCTG ttctttctctttctatCCTTCGTCGCACCCGTTCCCCGAAAGCCCCTACCAGAGGAGGAAAAGTACACGACCCTCGCGAAAGATGGAGCCGTCACCGAACCACAATCGCTACCATGCTGGGTCAAAGCACTAGACGccgaaaaacaaaaacacgCGCAAGCCGACCGCAGCGCGATGGAACCCGCCGAGCTGTTCGTGTCGGTGGTGGTCCCGGCTTACAACGAGGAAGATCGCCTGACGGGCATGCTGGAAGAGGCTGTGGACTACCTAGAACATATGTACGGGAAGCTAGCCAGTGAAAAAGACAGCAGCGCGGGCGCTGTAGCAACGCGATCGATGCGGAAACGCAAGTCGAACGGACATGCCACGAATGGACATGCCACCAACGGTCACGCCACGGACGCGGTGGCGGATCGGGGTTGGGAGATCCTGATTGTCTCCGATGGGTCTACGGATCATACGGAGGATGTGGCCTTTGGGTTCGCGCGCGACCATCAGTTATCACTGCATCCCAAGGGCTATGCGGGGCCGTGGACTCCCCAGGCGCAAGAGGGTGTCCCGATCCCGCCTGGAACCATTCGCATGGTCAATCTCACGCACAATCGGGGCAAGGGCGGCGCCGTCACGCATGGAATGCGGCATGTTCGAGGTCGGTACGTCGTATTTGCCGATGCGGATGGGGCCAGCAAGTTCACCGATCTTGGGAAGCTCGTCACGGCGTGTCAGGGGATCGAGGATGCAGAGGGCCGTGGCGTGGCTGTCGGGTCGCGGGCGCACATGGTGGGCAGTGAGGCAGTGGTGAAG CGTTCCAAGCTTCGCAATTTCCTCATGCATTCCTTCCATCTGATCCTGTGGCTTATGACGCCGCCTCAGACCGCCATGATCAAGGACACGCAGTGCGGGTTCAAGCTGTTCTCGCGGCCTGCCCTGCCATATATCGTGCCATATATGCACTCCGAGGGCTGGATCTTCGACGTGGAgatgctgatgctggccGAGTTCGCGCACATTCCTGTGGCCGAGGTGCCCGTGGGCTGGCGAGAGGTCAAGGGGAGCAAGCTGAACGTGCTGTGGGATAGCGTCGGCATGGCCTGGGGATTAGCCGTGCTGCGGGCAGCGTGGTCTCTCGGTGTTTACAAGACTTGA